The following coding sequences lie in one Dioscorea cayenensis subsp. rotundata cultivar TDr96_F1 unplaced genomic scaffold, TDr96_F1_v2_PseudoChromosome.rev07_lg8_w22 25.fasta BLBR01000475.1, whole genome shotgun sequence genomic window:
- the LOC120254484 gene encoding uncharacterized protein LOC120254484, protein MTGLVPHYKTSCTSLNILNNDHSIWVDILNVKYGKVNFWQGAIPAKCSWFFRGLCHSAKYIKPFCKINAVNPERTSFLWDPWIFDIPVAFKPTYINMDVDLPNVAMSDLVSDNLWDLNSLSLIFGELPNTFNSEFVSVVPDLDNHWIWLPKPSSCKISSAVYHHLNNQSSFSDPWVGWKHLWKIPVAPRIKHFIWLCIKGRLSTFAFLNQLNIGPDRPCIFCGLHRETINHLFNDCSSAQFVWNQIMIKTNCTFKLFGRFPSWAIGS, encoded by the exons ATGACAG GATTGGTGCCTCATTATAAAACATCTTGTACAAGCCTCAACATCTTGAACAACGACCATTCTATTTGGGTTGACATTCTCAACGTTAAATATGGGAAAGTTAATTTTTGGCAAGGCGCCATCCCTGCTAAATGCTCGTGGTTTTTTCGTGGGTTATGTCATTCGGCAAAATATATTAAGCCATTTTGCAAAATCAATGCTGTTAACCCTGAGCGTACTTCGTTCCTTTGGGACCCTTGGATCTTTGACATTCCGGTTGCATTTAAGCCTACATACATTAATATGGATGTTGATCTTCCTAACGTTGCTATGTCGGATTTGGTCTCGGATAATCTGTGGGATCTTAACTCTCTCTCCCTGATCTTTGGTGAGCTGCCCAACACGTTTAATAGCGAATTTGTTTCGGTTGTTCCTGACCTTGATAATCATTGGATTTGGCTGCCTAAACCCAGTTCCTGTAAAATCTCTTCAGCTGTTTACCACCATTTAAATAACCAGTCTTCATTTTCTGATCCTTGGGTTGGCTGGAAGCACTTATGGAAAATCCCTGTTGCCCCACGTATTAAGCATTTCATCTGGTTATGCATCAAAGGTCGTTTGTCTACTTTTGCCTTTCTTAACCAACTAAATATAGGTCCGGATCGCCCCTGCATATTCTGTGGTCTTCACCGTGAAACCATCAATCACCTTTTTAATGACTGTTCTAGTGCTCAATTTGTTTGGAATCAAATCATGATCAAAACTAACTGCACCTTCAAACTTTTCGGACGATTTCCAAGCTGGGCGATTGGATCTTAA